The Ramlibacter sp. PS4R-6 nucleotide sequence CGGCGACGACCCGCCCGTGGAGGCGGTGGTCGAGAAGGCCAAGCCCCTGCGCATGAAGATCAGCAAGGCGAAGGAACGCGCCTTGATGAAGGAATTCGGCCTGGACGAGACGATCCTGTCCGAAGAGGAAATGACCAAGCGCCGCCAGCGCCTGAAGGCGCTGATCACGCTGGGCAAGACGCGCGGCTACCTCACGCACGCGGAGATCACCGACCACCTTCCCGAGAAGCTGGTCGATGCGGAGACGCTCGAAGTCGTGGTCGCCATGCTCAATGACCTGGGCGTGGCGGTGTACGAACAGACGCCCGACGCCGAGATGCTGCTGTTGAACAACACGACGCCGACGGCAGCCACGGCCGAGGAGGCCGAGGAAGAAGCCGAAGCAGCGCTCTCCACGGTCGATTCCGAGTTCGGCCGCACCACCGACCCCGTGCGCATGTACATGCGCGAAATGGGCACGGTGGAGCTGCTCACGCGCGAAGGCGAAATCGAGATCGCCAAGCGCATCGAAGGCGGCCTGATGGCGATGATGGAGGCGATCTCCGCATCGCCCGCCACCATCGCCGCGATCCTCGAGACCGCCAAGGACATCCGCGAAGGCAAGGTCGTGATCTCGCAGGTGGTCGACGGTTTCTCCGACCCCAACGAGGCCGACGACTACGTGGCCGAGGAAGACTTCGACGAGTTCGACGCCGAGGACGACGACGACGGCCAGGGCGGCAGCAAGGCGCTGACCAAGAAGCTGGAAGAACTGAAGGCGCGCGCGCTCGAGAAGTTCGACAAGATCGGCTCGCTCTTCGAGAAGATGCACCGCGTGTACGACAAGGAAGGCTGGGGCACGCCGGCTTACCACAAGGCCCAGCACGCGCTCAGCGAAGAGCTGATGACCATCCGCTTCACGGCCAAGACCATCGAGAAGCTGTGCGACATGGTGCGCGCGCAGGTCGACGACGTGCGCAAGAAGGAGCGCGAGCTGCGCCGCATCATCGTGGACAAGTGCGGCATGCCGCAGGAAACGTTCGCCAAGGAATTCCCGCCCAACCTGCTCAACCTCAAGTGGGTGGAGAAGCAGGCCGCGGCCGGCAAGCCCTACAGCGCCGTGCTGGCGCGCAACGTGCCGCCGATCCAGGAGCTGCAGCAGAAGCTGATGGACCTGCAGTCGCGCGTGGTCGTGCCGCTGGTGGAACTGAAGGAGATCAACAAGCGCATGAACGAGGGCGAGTCCTCGTCGCGCGACGCCAAGAAGGAGATGATCGAGGCCAACCTGCGCCTGGTGATCTCGATCGCGAAGAAGTACACCAACCGCGGCCTGCAGTTCCTGGACCTGATCCAGGAAGGCAACATCGGCCTGATGAAGGCGGTGGACAAGTTCGAATACCGCCGCGGCTACAAGTTCTCCACGTACGCCACGTGGTGGATCCGCCAGGCCATCACGCGCTCGATCGCCGACCAGGCCCGCACCATCCGCATCCCGGTGCACATGATCGAGACGATCAACAAGATGAACCGCATCTCGCGCCAGCACCTGCAGGAGTTCGGCTACGAGCCGGACGCCTCCATCCTGGCCGCGAAGATGGAGATCCCCGAGGACAAGATCCGCAAGATCATGAAGATCGCGAAGGAGCCGATCTCGATGGAAACGCCCATCGGGGACGACGACGATTCGCACCTGGGCGATTTCATCGAGGACACCTCGAACACGGCGCCGATCGAAGCCGCCATGCAGGCGGGCCTGCGCGACGTGGTCAAGGACATCCTCGATTCGCTCACGCCGCGCGAGGCCAAGGTGCTGCGCATGCGCTTCGGCATCGAGATGAGCACGGACCACACGCTCGAGGAAGTCGGCAAGCAGTTCGACGTGACGCGCGAACGCATCCGCCAGATCGAGGCGAAGGCGCTGCGCAAGCTCAAGCACCCCAGCCGTAGCGACAAGCTGCGCAGCTTCATCGACACGCTCTGACGTTCAACCTGCTCTACAACAAGCGCCCCACCCCGGGGCGCTTTTTTTTGCCCACGGGTTTTTCCTTGCCGGCCTCCCAAACCGCTTTGGTACGATGATTGGACGCTGACGCCAGCGTGTACAACGATAGGAGACATTCATGGTGGATTCCAAGCTGCGGCCCACTCGTCGCCGCGTCCTCACTGCGGCAGGCGCTCTCGGCGCGGCGGCAGTCGTCCCGGGCCTTTCGCTGGCGCAAGCCGCCTGGCCCAACCGGCCTGTCACCGTCATCTGCCCCTGGGGCGCGGGCGGCGGCACCGACGCCACGGTGCGAATCATCTCCAGCCTGCTCGAGAAGGACCTCGGCCAGCCCTTCAATGTGGTGAACCGCACGGGCGGTTCGGGCGTCGTCGGCCACTCGGCCATTGCGACGGCGCCGCCGGATGGGTACACGCTCGGCATGCTCACGGTCGAGATCGCCATGATGCATTGGCAAAAGCTCACCGACCTCACGCCCGCCAGCTACACGGCGCTGGCGTTGATGAACGAAGAC carries:
- the rpoD gene encoding RNA polymerase sigma factor RpoD: MPAAKSKAAAKPVAKKPVKHAKAPLKVVKTKPAPPKAHAKPSKTHAVKDKPVPATKSPAKEKATAKEELKSKPSTKHAVEEPVKKKPGRPPKAAAPEAESPAKGAKRGRKPKNAAEGPAKGEDDVDLADIDEELGGDDPPVEAVVEKAKPLRMKISKAKERALMKEFGLDETILSEEEMTKRRQRLKALITLGKTRGYLTHAEITDHLPEKLVDAETLEVVVAMLNDLGVAVYEQTPDAEMLLLNNTTPTAATAEEAEEEAEAALSTVDSEFGRTTDPVRMYMREMGTVELLTREGEIEIAKRIEGGLMAMMEAISASPATIAAILETAKDIREGKVVISQVVDGFSDPNEADDYVAEEDFDEFDAEDDDDGQGGSKALTKKLEELKARALEKFDKIGSLFEKMHRVYDKEGWGTPAYHKAQHALSEELMTIRFTAKTIEKLCDMVRAQVDDVRKKERELRRIIVDKCGMPQETFAKEFPPNLLNLKWVEKQAAAGKPYSAVLARNVPPIQELQQKLMDLQSRVVVPLVELKEINKRMNEGESSSRDAKKEMIEANLRLVISIAKKYTNRGLQFLDLIQEGNIGLMKAVDKFEYRRGYKFSTYATWWIRQAITRSIADQARTIRIPVHMIETINKMNRISRQHLQEFGYEPDASILAAKMEIPEDKIRKIMKIAKEPISMETPIGDDDDSHLGDFIEDTSNTAPIEAAMQAGLRDVVKDILDSLTPREAKVLRMRFGIEMSTDHTLEEVGKQFDVTRERIRQIEAKALRKLKHPSRSDKLRSFIDTL